Proteins encoded by one window of Nicotiana tabacum cultivar K326 chromosome 10, ASM71507v2, whole genome shotgun sequence:
- the LOC142165193 gene encoding uncharacterized protein LOC142165193: MEYLNRSLKTLTQNPDFNFHPKCARLQVIHIYFADDLLMCCRADEVSMKLMMGVFDHFSKVSGLQANLEKELIIYSRCAYGIQRQNVSRTSAISRQHPIQILGSSFVLKENYNPPAHAIS; encoded by the coding sequence ATGGAGTACCTAAACAGATCTCTGAAGACACTGACTCAGAACCCAGACTTTAACTTTCACCCTAAATGTGCTAGACTGCAAGTCATACACATCTACTTTGCGGATGACTTACTGATGTGTTGTAGAGCAGATGAGGTATCAATGAAGTTAATGATGGGAGTTTTTGATCACTTCTCCAAGGTCTCAGGTTTACAAGCAAACTTGGAAAAAGAGCTCATTATATATAGCAGGTGTGCCTATGGAATTCAAAGACAGAATGTTAGCAGAACTTCAGCTATCAGCAGGCAGCATCCCATTCAAATACTTGGGAGTTCCTTTGTCCTCAAGGAAAATTACAATCCACCAGCGCATGCCATTAGTTGA
- the LOC107771350 gene encoding uncharacterized protein LOC107771350, protein MAIQRRLATVDRLAKWGIHVTHSCVLCGGDIEETHDHLYFECPYSQSLWTGMLEWLSYQRKVENWEDEVQWLTTNVNNRNPRKTLLGVVFAAVVYHIWIERNERRFQNQRREVKDRAKDIVMQVHIKGQKKCKWTPILSTLNSYPNCNS, encoded by the coding sequence ATGGCAATACAAAGAAGGCTGGCCACAGTTGACAGACTAGCAAAATGGGGAATTCATGTGACTCACTCTTGTGTACTGTGTGGAGGTGACATAGAAGAGACACATGATCACTTGTATTTCGAGTGTCCATATTCACAAAGCTTATGGACAGGAATGCTAGAATGGTTAAGCTACCAGAGAAAGGTTGAAAACTGGGAAGATGAGGTGCAGTGGTTAACTACCAATGTAAACAACAGAAATCCAAGGAAAACTTTGCTAGGAGTGGTATTTGCAGCAGTAGTATATCACATCTGGATTGAGCGAAATGAAAGAAGATTTCAAAACCAGAGAAGAGAGGTCAAAGATAGAGCAAAAGACATTGTCATGCAGGTGCACATAAAAGGACAGAAGAAATGTAAATGGACACCAATATTGAGTACACTAAATAGTTATCCTAATTGTAATTCATAG